In Crinalium epipsammum PCC 9333, the following are encoded in one genomic region:
- a CDS encoding DUF1338 domain-containing protein has translation MNPSQIALKLWNKLWKNYIYRVNYAQIYQQMIVTAGGTVANDHIAFRSLRLNVDTSQGTKNLGIDYLGKIAEALGYHAASEYTFPDQKLYARHYQHPEQDALDLPKLFISELIVEQLPDAIAQLIYQTVNSVKLADVETLVERIKLADTELEAEQLTEELQLIYTRPWNAPFKSVVETVNPVSQYGAWVLLHGYAVNHFTGYINRQNTPLYPDIETTVKGLTDRSVPMKAEIEGDLKSGLRQTATQAVQEGVTVIDDTSKQEVSIPWTYAYYEIAERALVEVTPGEKVLFQGFKGANAQQLFEMTRK, from the coding sequence ATGAACCCCTCACAAATTGCCCTTAAACTCTGGAACAAACTCTGGAAAAACTACATCTACAGAGTAAATTATGCCCAAATATATCAACAAATGATTGTCACAGCAGGGGGAACTGTAGCTAACGATCATATTGCCTTTCGTTCTCTACGGTTGAATGTCGATACTTCCCAAGGAACTAAAAACCTGGGAATTGATTATTTAGGAAAAATTGCTGAAGCTTTAGGTTATCATGCTGCTTCTGAATATACCTTTCCCGATCAAAAGCTTTACGCCCGCCACTATCAGCATCCTGAACAAGATGCTTTAGATTTACCAAAATTATTTATTAGTGAGCTAATTGTAGAGCAATTACCGGATGCGATCGCACAACTAATATATCAAACAGTTAATTCCGTAAAATTAGCCGATGTAGAAACATTAGTAGAGCGTATAAAACTAGCTGACACTGAATTAGAAGCAGAACAACTAACTGAGGAACTACAACTTATATATACACGCCCTTGGAATGCTCCATTTAAATCTGTTGTCGAAACAGTAAATCCTGTAAGTCAATATGGAGCATGGGTATTGCTGCACGGTTACGCTGTTAATCACTTTACAGGTTACATCAACCGTCAAAATACTCCCCTTTATCCCGATATTGAAACTACAGTTAAAGGTCTAACTGATAGAAGCGTACCGATGAAAGCTGAAATTGAAGGTGATTTAAAAAGCGGTTTACGTCAGACAGCAACGCAAGCTGTTCAAGAAGGGGTAACTGTTATAGATGATACCAGCAAGCAAGAAGTTAGTATTCCTTGGACTTACGCCTATTATGAAATTGCTGAACGTGCTTTAGTTGAAGTAACCCCTGGCGAAAAAGTCCTCTTTCAAGGTTTTAAAGGAGCAAACGCCCAACAATTGTTTGAAATGACTCGTAAATAA